A single Chiloscyllium punctatum isolate Juve2018m chromosome 26, sChiPun1.3, whole genome shotgun sequence DNA region contains:
- the orc6 gene encoding origin recognition complex subunit 6 isoform X2, protein MDREMIVRLCIKLGIESRKVIQKAEEYLRLSEVKCTGFSAHVTATSSTIMCLDLAATCLKYPLDKDCALKLSGLTKKAYQVHLKALESILGIYSQLGIRDLAVQFGCTEAVDASVKILKRYESSLSEAQQSDLDFSKPLFTTAALFTACKYLKIKIDRSKLIASSGVKKTIFDRLCSQMEMFGQLICNESIEKPRHNKRHKPLEEKLENEDDEDVPTEPKREKPESKATQEQEYEDWKRRILENAAKVKQNSS, encoded by the exons ATGGATCGAGAGATGATTGTGCGGCTGTGTATTAAACTAGGGATCGAATCGAGGAAAGTGATCCA GAAAGCAGAAGAGTACTTGCGTCTGTCAGAGGTGAAGTGCACAGGATTTTCTGCACATGTGACAGCAACCAGCAGCACAATAATGTGTCTTGATCTTGCAGCAACTTGCCTTAAATATCCACTGGACAAG GATTGTGCTCTAAAACTGTCTGGCTTGACCAAGAAGGCTTACCAGGTTCATTTGAAAGCATTGGAAAGTATCCTTGGAATATACTCTCAGCTAGGAATCCGAGATCTTGCAGTTCAGTTTGGCTGCACAGAGGCAGTAGATGCATCAGTCAAGATTCTGAAGAG ATATGAAAGTAGTCTGTCAGAAGCACAGCAAAGTGATCTTGACTTCTCAAAACCACTCTTCACCACTGCAGCTTTATTTACTGCATGCAA ATACTTGAAAATTAAGATTGACAGGTCCAAACTCATTGCCTCGTCAGGTGTGAAAAAGACCATCTTTGACCGACTCTGCTCTCAGATGGAAATGTTTGGACAACTTATTTGCA ATGAATCTATTGAAAAACCAAGACACAATAAGAGACATAAGCCATTGGAAGAAAAACTAGAAAATGAGGATG ATGAAGACGTTCCAACAGAACCCAAACGAGAAAAGCCTGAATCTAAAGCAACTCAGGAACAGGAATATGAAGACTGGAAAAGGCGGATTCTAGAAAATGCAGCCAAAGTCAAGCAGAATAGTTCTTAG
- the orc6 gene encoding origin recognition complex subunit 6 isoform X1 — translation MDREMIVRLCIKLGIESRKVIQKAEEYLRLSEVKCTGFSAHVTATSSTIMCLDLAATCLKYPLDKDCALKLSGLTKKAYQVHLKALESILGIYSQLGIRDLAVQFGCTEAVDASVKILKRYESSLSEAQQSDLDFSKPLFTTAALFTACKYLKIKIDRSKLIASSGVKKTIFDRLCSQMEMFGQLICNESIEKPRHNKRHKPLEEKLENEDADEDVPTEPKREKPESKATQEQEYEDWKRRILENAAKVKQNSS, via the exons ATGGATCGAGAGATGATTGTGCGGCTGTGTATTAAACTAGGGATCGAATCGAGGAAAGTGATCCA GAAAGCAGAAGAGTACTTGCGTCTGTCAGAGGTGAAGTGCACAGGATTTTCTGCACATGTGACAGCAACCAGCAGCACAATAATGTGTCTTGATCTTGCAGCAACTTGCCTTAAATATCCACTGGACAAG GATTGTGCTCTAAAACTGTCTGGCTTGACCAAGAAGGCTTACCAGGTTCATTTGAAAGCATTGGAAAGTATCCTTGGAATATACTCTCAGCTAGGAATCCGAGATCTTGCAGTTCAGTTTGGCTGCACAGAGGCAGTAGATGCATCAGTCAAGATTCTGAAGAG ATATGAAAGTAGTCTGTCAGAAGCACAGCAAAGTGATCTTGACTTCTCAAAACCACTCTTCACCACTGCAGCTTTATTTACTGCATGCAA ATACTTGAAAATTAAGATTGACAGGTCCAAACTCATTGCCTCGTCAGGTGTGAAAAAGACCATCTTTGACCGACTCTGCTCTCAGATGGAAATGTTTGGACAACTTATTTGCA ATGAATCTATTGAAAAACCAAGACACAATAAGAGACATAAGCCATTGGAAGAAAAACTAGAAAATGAGGATG CAGATGAAGACGTTCCAACAGAACCCAAACGAGAAAAGCCTGAATCTAAAGCAACTCAGGAACAGGAATATGAAGACTGGAAAAGGCGGATTCTAGAAAATGCAGCCAAAGTCAAGCAGAATAGTTCTTAG